A single window of Montipora capricornis isolate CH-2021 chromosome 14, ASM3666992v2, whole genome shotgun sequence DNA harbors:
- the LOC138031529 gene encoding uncharacterized protein, with protein sequence MKTAVKEIKKRKDSPEETERCRREVLHEARILQSLGDHQNLPFLFGVCTTMEPFCLVLQFYSIGGKSTTLHEALKNRRLKKDSTARVFYEIAETLKYMHNKSILHNDLKTNNVLMLQGNSGELHPVVIDFGKSRAIAKAKGYRRGDVDYLAPEVKAGKRESTQSDIFSFGKMLEAAVRGRSFLPTFSELITSTTAVDASKRPSVIEVSHELTKFYT encoded by the coding sequence ATGAAAACGGCAgttaaagaaattaagaaaagaaaggacTCGCCCGAAGAAACTGAACGATGTCGACGCGAGGTTCTGCACGAGGCTCGAATTCTTCAAAGTCTCGGCGACCACCAAAATCTCCCATTCCTTTTTGGTGTCTGTACAACGATGGAGCCATTCTGCCTCGTTCTTCAATTCTATAGCATTGGCGGGAAAAGTACTACCCTCCATGAGGCTTTGAAAAACCGGCGACTAAAAAAAGATTCAACAGCCCGTGTTTTTTATGAAATTGCTGAAACTCTCAAATATATGCACAACAAGAGTATCTTACATAATGACTTGAAAACAAACAATGTGTTGATGCTTCAGGGAAACTCGGGGGAACTTCATCCAGTCGTAATCgattttggcaaaagtagagcTATAGCCAAAGCAAAGGGATATCGGAGAGGTGACGTGGATTACCTTGCGCCGGAAGTGAAAGCGGGCAAAAGGGAAAGTACGCAAAgtgacattttttcttttggcaAAATGCTTGAAGCAGCGGTTCGAGGGAGAAGTTTTCTTCCAACGTTTTCGGAACTAATCACCAGCACTACTGCAGTGGATGCCTCAAAAAGGCCATCGGTTATTGAGGTTTCACATGAACTGACTAAGTTTTATACATGA